A single genomic interval of Nonomuraea rubra harbors:
- a CDS encoding M24 family metallopeptidase, with product MTPGPPDPVTTPAVPAVPAAPDPVTTPAPPAAPEAVVAGRVAGARRVMAEAGIDALVLRPSPDFRFLGGGQGPFLVVTREGLAETGDPAALVPRGARRVGVDPEMRVRELFGLAIEAELVPAGPVLAPLRLRKEPYEIEALRRAVAAAEGVLERVRELAWFGETERVMAARLRSLLLESGCEELLSLRVAAGEHTARPAHLPSPRVINPGDALGVSVCGRWDGYCAEAARVFVVAEPPEDFEAMYSVVLAAHRAGLAALRPGVPAGEVARAVAEVIDGSGYGRFAAAHAGRGVGLGPDEGPGEDTVLEPGMTYCLEPAIHVPDLFGARVADVVLCAEEGALPLGTAPHPLHVLDR from the coding sequence GTGACGCCCGGGCCGCCCGACCCGGTGACCACGCCCGCCGTGCCCGCCGTGCCCGCCGCGCCCGACCCGGTGACCACGCCCGCGCCACCCGCCGCGCCCGAGGCGGTGGTGGCGGGGCGGGTCGCCGGGGCGCGGCGGGTCATGGCGGAGGCCGGGATCGACGCGCTCGTGCTGCGGCCCTCGCCCGACTTCCGCTTCCTCGGCGGCGGGCAGGGGCCGTTCCTCGTCGTGACGCGGGAGGGGCTGGCCGAGACCGGGGACCCGGCCGCGCTGGTGCCGCGGGGGGCGCGGCGGGTCGGGGTGGATCCGGAGATGCGGGTGCGCGAGCTGTTCGGGCTGGCGATCGAGGCCGAGCTGGTCCCCGCCGGCCCCGTGCTCGCGCCGCTCCGCCTGCGCAAGGAGCCGTACGAGATCGAGGCTCTGCGGCGCGCCGTGGCGGCGGCGGAAGGCGTGCTGGAGCGGGTGCGGGAGCTGGCCTGGTTCGGGGAGACCGAGCGGGTGATGGCCGCGCGGCTGCGCTCGCTGCTGCTGGAGTCCGGGTGCGAGGAGCTGCTGTCGCTGCGGGTGGCCGCCGGCGAGCACACGGCGCGGCCCGCGCACCTGCCCTCGCCACGCGTGATCAACCCCGGGGACGCGCTGGGCGTGTCGGTGTGCGGCCGGTGGGACGGCTACTGCGCGGAGGCGGCCCGCGTCTTCGTGGTGGCCGAGCCACCGGAGGACTTCGAGGCGATGTACTCGGTGGTGCTCGCCGCCCACCGCGCGGGCCTGGCGGCGCTGCGTCCCGGCGTCCCGGCCGGCGAGGTCGCCCGAGCGGTGGCCGAGGTGATCGACGGCAGCGGGTACGGGCGGTTCGCGGCGGCCCACGCCGGCCGGGGCGTCGGCCTCGGTCCGGACGAAGGGCCGGGCGAGGACACGGTCCTGGAGCCGGGGATGACGTACTGCCTGGAGCCGGCCATCCACGTGCCGGACCTGTTCGGGGCCAGGGTGGCGGACGTGGTGCTCTGCGCGGAGGAGGGCGCCCTGCCGCTCGGCACGGCCCCGCACCCGCTGCACGTCCTCGACCGCTAG
- a CDS encoding TetR/AcrR family transcriptional regulator, which produces MRLVAPAEGGGPGGLYRRFPTREALAEAVYHEEVAALCDRARRLRATLPAEEALATFLRGMVGYLGAHQGLARTPATLMATGSGALAEGSRALEQAVTNLVAAAVEDGAVRDDVGAGAVMMALHGIGAAHDRPGWRALSRRHPVAAIQACSPGGAGRRPRDDRSSRGRSHLPASALRRSMITFSAAARSPGDAAGLFLSHFSSASM; this is translated from the coding sequence GTGCGGCTGGTCGCTCCGGCCGAGGGCGGCGGCCCAGGAGGGCTGTACCGCCGCTTCCCCACCCGGGAGGCGCTGGCCGAGGCGGTCTATCACGAGGAGGTCGCCGCGCTGTGCGACCGCGCCCGCCGGCTGCGGGCCACGCTGCCCGCGGAGGAGGCCTTGGCGACCTTCCTGCGTGGCATGGTCGGCTACCTGGGCGCCCACCAGGGCCTCGCCCGGACGCCGGCCACGCTCATGGCCACCGGCTCGGGCGCGCTCGCCGAGGGCAGCCGGGCGCTGGAGCAGGCCGTCACCAACCTGGTGGCCGCCGCCGTGGAGGACGGCGCCGTCCGCGACGACGTGGGTGCCGGTGCCGTCATGATGGCACTGCACGGCATCGGTGCGGCCCATGACCGCCCCGGCTGGCGGGCACTGTCGCGAAGGCATCCCGTAGCTGCGATTCAGGCATGCTCCCCAGGCGGTGCCGGACGGCGGCCCCGTGACGACAGGTCGTCACGGGGCCGGTCTCACTTGCCTGCCAGCGCGTTGCGCAGGTCGATGATCACGTTCTCCGCCGCCGCGCGGTCACCCGGCGACGCGGCCGGATTGTTCCTCAGCCACTTCTCCAGCGCGTCGATGTAG